In a single window of the Acetivibrio clariflavus DSM 19732 genome:
- a CDS encoding restriction endonuclease subunit S produces MREGYKKTELGEIPVEWEVKKLKDIVIGKGEYGIGASATEYVEGKPRYLRISDIGDNGELLKEDIKGLEEDNYFKYLLEENDIVFARTGNTTGKSYLYHKKDGELVYAGFLIRFKINSSIMDSRFVKYYTQCKKYWDWVKTVSTRSGQPGINSKQYSELNIPIPPLKEQQKIADILSTVDRLIEQTDALIEKTKELKKGLMQRLLTKGIGHTEFKKTEIGEIPVEWEVKKLKEIGEIVTGNTPKTSEPENYGNEYLWVSPADMGEHKYIYKTNKMLSFIGFNKTRKIPKGSILVTCIGSTIGKIGIASEELSTNQQINSLICNVKYNNEYVYYAISYNFKKYISFISIQAVPIINKTVYSEFMIPIPPKEEQDRIANILSEIDIKIENYNVKKQKLQTLKQGLMQKLLTGKIRVKVS; encoded by the coding sequence ATGAGAGAAGGATATAAAAAAACAGAGTTAGGAGAAATACCTGTTGAGTGGGAAGTGAAGAAGTTAAAAGATATAGTTATTGGAAAAGGAGAATATGGTATTGGAGCATCAGCTACAGAATATGTTGAAGGAAAGCCAAGATATTTAAGAATATCTGATATTGGCGATAATGGTGAATTATTGAAAGAAGATATCAAGGGATTAGAAGAAGATAATTATTTCAAGTACTTGTTAGAGGAAAATGATATTGTTTTTGCTCGTACTGGTAATACAACTGGTAAATCATATTTATATCACAAAAAGGATGGCGAACTAGTATATGCAGGTTTTTTAATTCGATTTAAGATTAATAGTAGCATTATGGACTCTAGGTTTGTAAAATATTATACACAGTGTAAAAAGTATTGGGATTGGGTTAAGACTGTTTCTACAAGAAGTGGTCAACCAGGGATCAATAGTAAACAGTATTCTGAGTTAAATATTCCAATTCCCCCACTGAAAGAACAACAAAAAATAGCAGATATCTTGTCTACTGTAGATAGACTAATAGAACAAACTGATGCTTTGATTGAAAAGACAAAAGAATTGAAAAAAGGATTAATGCAGAGGTTATTGACAAAAGGAATTGGGCATACGGAGTTTAAAAAGACGGAAATAGGAGAGATACCTGTTGAATGGGAAGTAAAAAAGTTGAAAGAGATTGGAGAAATTGTAACTGGTAATACTCCAAAAACATCTGAGCCCGAAAATTACGGAAATGAATATTTGTGGGTTTCCCCAGCAGATATGGGTGAACACAAATATATTTATAAAACTAATAAAATGTTGTCTTTTATCGGTTTTAATAAAACAAGAAAAATTCCTAAAGGAAGTATTCTTGTTACATGTATAGGTTCAACAATTGGGAAAATTGGAATTGCATCAGAAGAATTAAGTACAAATCAACAGATTAATTCTTTAATTTGCAATGTTAAATATAATAATGAATATGTTTATTATGCAATAAGTTATAACTTTAAAAAATATATTAGTTTTATTTCAATACAGGCAGTTCCTATAATTAATAAAACAGTTTATTCAGAATTTATGATACCTATTCCACCTAAGGAGGAACAAGATAGAATAGCGAATATTCTATCAGAAATTGATATAAAAATCGAAAATTATAATGTAAAAAAACAAAAACTTCAAACCTTAAAACAAGGCCTTATGCAGAAATTGCTGACAGGCAAAATTAGAGTAAAAGTATCATAG